Below is a genomic region from Anaerolineae bacterium.
GAGGCAAGCTACAATCCCTCGTTCTGCAGCCTTTGCCACATCATCCGCCCCTATGTGGATTCGTACCACTCCTCCCAGTATCTCGACAACATCCATCAGCAGGCCCATGTGGGATGTAAGGACTGCCACGTCACCTCGCCCATCAGTGCCCTCAAAGAGGTGGCGGCCTATGTGACGGGGAACTATGATAACCCGCTCACAGAGAGGAAGATAGCCAACGACATGTGTCTGAAATGCCACCGCTCCTATGAGTCGCTGGCAGAGCGCACCGCCCATCTCGACAGGAATCCGCACAACAGCCACTGGCCCAATCTGCGCTGTACCGTCTGCCACAAGTCCCACCGGCCGGAGGAGAACTACTGCGCCCAGTGCCATCAGGACTAGCCGGCCTAGTGCGGGATCTGGACGCATTCGGGGGTGAATGGGCTG
It encodes:
- a CDS encoding cytochrome c3 family protein: MDTSTTSPSPKGLKGFIARRGIACTIIIALFILLVAANAVYALWEASYNPSFCSLCHIIRPYVDSYHSSQYLDNIHQQAHVGCKDCHVTSPISALKEVAAYVTGNYDNPLTERKIANDMCLKCHRSYESLAERTAHLDRNPHNSHWPNLRCTVCHKSHRPEENYCAQCHQD